A part of Paenibacillus donghaensis genomic DNA contains:
- a CDS encoding CPBP family intramembrane metalloprotease yields MKGKSLRGIWIMFVVFVVIFILNMSVVSDINATQRMWLVMDVWSLILSIVLLVRHRLPSAKQMCISLILGGLVSLSHLQGSAFSMITGFLITFMATLAVFSTFAVHRESPVQFLRRNGKGGVTGSITWGLLFGLALGAVNMGLMLSNNELDFQVSLSRFLVSLSPAVLEEIAMRTLFFAFCLSLLQGRITTKGQRFACWFMMVIPHVLIHTPEAFMSKGVISGLVIVILYTVIFGLPFAYLQWKRDVTSAMIAHGVVDFIRFCLFGLPF; encoded by the coding sequence ATGAAGGGCAAATCGCTTCGAGGCATATGGATCATGTTTGTCGTATTTGTCGTTATCTTTATTTTGAATATGAGTGTGGTATCGGATATTAATGCAACACAGCGGATGTGGCTTGTAATGGATGTGTGGTCGCTGATCCTTTCCATTGTTCTGCTTGTCCGGCATCGGTTGCCGTCGGCCAAGCAAATGTGTATCTCGTTGATTCTGGGTGGACTGGTATCCTTGTCCCATCTTCAAGGAAGTGCCTTCTCCATGATCACAGGTTTCCTGATTACCTTTATGGCAACACTTGCTGTATTCAGTACATTTGCAGTACATAGGGAGAGTCCGGTTCAATTTTTGAGACGGAATGGAAAAGGCGGGGTGACGGGTAGTATTACATGGGGGCTGCTCTTCGGGCTGGCTTTGGGTGCTGTAAATATGGGACTGATGCTCTCCAATAATGAGCTCGATTTCCAGGTTTCGCTTTCACGCTTTCTCGTATCGCTAAGTCCGGCAGTTCTTGAAGAGATCGCCATGCGAACCTTGTTTTTTGCCTTTTGTCTCAGCCTGCTGCAAGGAAGAATTACTACGAAGGGGCAGCGGTTTGCCTGCTGGTTTATGATGGTCATTCCGCATGTGCTGATTCATACGCCAGAGGCTTTTATGAGCAAAGGTGTGATTTCTGGTCTTGTTATTGTCATACTGTACACGGTCATTTTCGGGCTGCCTTTCGCTTATTTGCAGTGGAAGCGGGATGTGACTTCAGCGATGATTGCGCATGGCGTGGTTGATTTTATTCGGTTCTGCTTGTTCGGCTTGCCATTTTAA